GGCCGTGCCGACGAACTCGCCCGGCTCGACGGTGTGCTCGCGCGCGCCCGCGGTGGTGAAGCGCGCGCGGTTCTGATCGCCGGGGACGCCGGAGTCGGCAAGACGCGGCTCCTGGGCGAAGCCGCCGAGCGGGCCGCCCGTGCCGGGATGACCGTGCTCACCGGGCACTGTGTGGACCTCGGTGACGTCGGACTGCCCTATCTGCCGTTCACCGAGGTCCTGGGGATCCTCGCCTCCGACGAGCGGTTCGCTGCCGTGCTGTCGGGGCATCCGGTGGCCGGGCGGCTGCTGGGGGGCGAGGGCGACGGCGGACGGTTGCAGCTGTTCGAGGGCATGGCGGGGCTGCTGGCCGATCTGGCCGATGTCGCACCGCTGTTGCTCGTGCTGGAGGACCTGCACTGGGCCGACCAGTCCTCGCGGGACCTGCTGAGGTTCCTGCTCAGCCGGGGCATCCTGCAGCGGTCGGCGGGCGGGGCGCCCACCCATCGGCTGGCGATCCTCGCGTCCTACCGGGCGGACGATCTGCATCGCCGTCATCCGCTGCGGCCGCTGCTGGCCGAGCTCGTACGGCTGCCCGCTGTGGAGCGGCTGGAACTGCGGCCGCTGGGCGACGCCGAGGTGACACGCCTCGTGCAGGCGCTGCAGGACCGGCCGCTGCCGGACGCCACGGTGCGGGGCATCGTGGCGCGGGCCGAGGGCAACGCCTTCTACGCCGAGGAACTGGTCGCGGCCACGGACACCGAGGCGGGCGGGGTGCCCAGCGGGCTGGCCGACGTGCTGCTCATCCGGTTCGAGCAGCTCTCGGAGACCGCCCAGCAGGTGCTGCGTACCGCCGCCGTCGCCGGGCGCCGTGTCGAGCACGCGCTGCTGCGGGACGCGGTCCGGCTTCCCGAGGACGAGCTGGAGGCGGCGCTGCGGGAGGCCGTCGGACGGCAGCTCCTGGTGCCCGGGGACGGGGACACGTACTCCTTCCGGCACGCACTGGCCCGCGAGGCCGTCTACGCCGATCTGCTCCCGGGTGAACGGGCCCGGCTGCACGGCGCGTTCGCCCGACTGCTGGCCGGGCACGGGCACCGGGCCGAGTCCGCCGCCGAGCGTGCCCACCACTACCGCGAGAGCCATGACCTGGCCGAGGCGTTGGCCGCCTCGCTGGAGGCCGCGGACCACGCCCAGCGGGTCGGGGCGCCCGCCGAGGAGCTGCGGCACCTGGAGGCGGCCCTGGACCTGTGGTCGGCGGTGGAACCGGCCGCGCGGCCCTCGGACGAGCGGGTCACGCTCACCCTGCGTGCCTCCGCGGCGGCCGCGCACGCCGGTGAGCTGCACCGCGCGGTCTCCCTCACCCGGGCCGCGCTGGCCGGTGCCGACCAGGACGCCGACTCCGAACTCGCCGCCCGCGTCCGCTACACGCTCGCCGGGAACCTGATCGACGTCGACAACCTCACCGCGGCGTTCCGGTACAGCAGCGAGGCGCTCGCCCTCATCCCGGCCGATCCGCCGTCGCGGACCTGGGTGTGGGCGGCCGCCACCCATGTCATGGCGGCCCGCCATGTCGGCGAGAACGAGACCGCGCTCCGCGTCGCCCGCGAGGCCCTGCGCGTGGCCGAGCACCTGGACGCGAAGGACGCCCGGGCGGATCTGATCATTTCGCTCGCCGCCCTCGAGAGCGGCGGCCGCGGCACCCCGGAGGGCCGCGGACGCATCAGCGAGGCCAGGGAGTTGGCCCACGCCGCCGGCAACGCGCCCGTGGAGATGCGCGCGCTGTTCAATCTCGCCATCGGCTCCTACGAGACCGGCGACCTCGATGAGGCGCTGCCGCTGCTGGCCGAGGGCCTCGACCGGGCCCGCCGGGCCGGGCTGCTGTCCTCGGCCTACCCCCGGGCGATGCGCCATCTCCAGCTCGTGGTGCTCTACACGCTGGGCCGCTGGGACGAGTGCCTGCGCGCGGTGTCCGGCAGGGCCGAACTGCCCGTGCTCAGTGGGTACGCGGCCGGGCCCGCGCTCTATGTCGCCCTCGCGCGCGGCGACTTCACGGCCGCCGACCGGGCCCGCGCCCTCCTCCAGGGGCCCTTCGACTGGATGGCCACGCTCGTCGCGGGTATCGCGCTGACCGAGGCGGCGGCACTGCGCGGCGACGCCCAGGCCGCGGTGGAGCAGCTGTGGTCGACGGTCAAGTCCCTCACCGACGACGCGGGCACACGTCCCGACGTCACGGTCCGGCTCGCCGCCCGCGCACTGTCCGCGGTCGCCGACACGGCTGCCGGGCTGCGCCTCACCGGCGACGAGGCGGGCACGGGACGGTGGAAGGCCACGGCGGACGAACTGGTGGAACTGGCCCGGCACACGGCCGCGCGCGGGGAGGACGGCACTCCGCAGGGGCCGGAGGGACAGGCCTGGCTGGCGCGCGCCGAGGCGGAACGGGTCCGGGCGGTGACCGGGCCGGACGTGGCGGCCTGGGAGAGGACGGTCGCCGCGTTCGACTTCGGTGACACCTACGAGCACGCGCGCTGCCGACTCCGGTACGCCGAGGCCCTGTTGGTGGCCGAGCGTCGCGAGGAGGCGGCCGTCGAGGCCGGTGCCGCGCGGGAGACGGCCGTACGGCTCGGGGCCACCCTCCTGCTGGAGGAGGCGGACACGCTGATACGCCGGGGCCGGCTGTCGGCGGCACCGAAGAACGCGGGCGGCCCCTCACCGCTGACCGCCCGCGAGCAGGACGTGCTGCGCCTCCTCGCGCTGGGCCGCAGCAACCGGCAGATCGGCGAGGAGTTGTTCATCAGCGGCAAGACGGCGAGCGTGCACGTCTCCAACATCCTGGCCAAGCTGGGCGCCGCGAGCCGTACCGAGGCGGTGGCCGTCGCCTATCGGGAGGGCCTGATCGCCCCGGAGTGATCAACGGTCCGGGCAGTCGAGGCTCCGCAGGTCGACGGCGTCCGCCATGGCCTGCATGCCCTTGTCGTTGGGGTGGATGTGGTCCCCGCCGTCCAGGGCGGGGAGCATCCGCTCCTGGTCGTAGGGGCTGCGCAGGATCCGGTCGAAGTCGGTGACCGCGTCGAACTCGCCGCTGTTCCTGATGAACGCGTTGACCTCCTGGCGTACGGCCTCGGCGGCCGGGTCCCACTCCGGCCAGCCCTTGAACGGCGCGACCGTGGCGCCGACCACGCAGGTGCCGGCCGCGTGCGCCCGGTCGACGATCTCCCGGTAGCCGTCGATCAGGTCCTCGGCGGTGACGCCGGTGTGGGCCTTGATGTCGTTGACGCCCTCGAAGAGGAACACGGTCCGCACACCGGGCTGGGAGAGCACGTCCCGGTCCAGCCGGTTCAGGGCGCTCTGCCCGGCGCCGTCCGCCAGTACCTTGTTGCCGGAGATCCCCTCGTCGGCCACGCCCTTGACCGCGTTCCGCGACTTCTGGAGCCGACGGGCCAGGTAGTCGGGCCAGCGGCGGTTGACGTCCGTGGTGGACTGCCAGCCGTCGGTGATGGAGTCACCGAGAGCGACCACGGCACCGGCGTCGGCGCGCACCGACACCGCGTCCAGGTAGAACCAGGAACCGGCGGTCTCGGTCCAGTGCGCGCCGCCCTCCTCGGCGGTGTGGTCGCCGCGGGTGGTGTACGACGTCTGCATGGCCATCGAGTGGCCGGTGAGCGGGCCCGCCGCGTCCGGCGTGTGGACGCTGACCACCAGGTCGGTCCCGGCGGCCAGCTTCCCCGGCAGCGGGTCGCTGTACGCCGTGGCGCCGGGCGGGACGGTGACGGACGTCGAGCCGTCGAAGGTGAGCCGGCGGTTGGTGCGGCGGACGAGTTCGGGGCCCTCCTTCCGGATGCCCGCGTAGACGCTGTCGAAGGTCACCGGTCGGTCGCCGAAGGCGTTGGAGAGCCGGATGCGCGGGTCACGGCCGGCGACGCTGGTGTGCACGACCATGCGGTAGCCGCGGTCGGCGGCCGCCTCACCGATGCGGTCGGCGCTCGCGCCCCAGGTGACGACCCCGTCGGGCGGGCTCTGGGCGGCGGCTCGCGCCGGTGCGGCCTGGAGGACGGCGGCCATGAGCGTGACGACCAGCAGTCGGCCGGCCCGGGCGGGGCGGCCCGTCATCGGTCGAGGTCCTTGAGCGTCACGGACGCACCGGGCTCCAGTGCCACGGTCCGGGAGGTCCCGGCGTACGCGACCGTCGTGGTGCGGCCGCCGATGCTGCGGATGCGTGCCTCGGTCGGTTTCCCATCCCGCCACCGTAGATCGACGACGAAACCGCCGCGGGCACCGGCCCCGGTGAGGGAGCCGGACTCGGCCCACGCGTCCGGGAGGGCGGGGAGGAGTTCGAGGTGGCCCGGGCGCGAGTACAGCAGCATCTCGATCATCGCGGCCGGGGTGCCGAAGTTGCCGTCGATCTGGAAGATGCCCCGGCCCTGTTCCACCTCGTAGATGTCGAAGAGGTTGAAGGCGGTGCCGTTGCTGCCGTCGGTCGAGGGACGGAGGTTGTTGACGACCAACTGGTAGGCGTTGTCCGCGTTCTTGAGCCGGGCCCAGCACAGGCTCCGCCAGGCGTTCGCCCAGCCGAAGCTCTCCATGCCGCGCGCGGTGAGCAGGGCGGTGGCGCCTTCCACGAGGGCGGCGGGGGTGGAGTCGTCGGGCCGGATACGGTCGCCGGGGAAGAGACCGACGAGCGGGGAGAGGTGCCGGTGGGTGGTCTCGCCGAGGTTGTCGGGGGACATCCACTCCTCCAGCCAGCCCGTGGTGGGGCTGACCCGCGGCAGATACAGCCGTTTGCGCAGGCCCGCGATCCGCTCAGCGAGGCCGGTGTCCCGCTTCAACTCCGCCGCCGCGGCACAGAAGTTGCCGAAGAGCGACCGGACGAGTTCCTGGGCGTAGGTGATGCCTCTTGCGTCGAGCGGCCCGTGCTCGGGCGACCAGTCGCTGTCCGCGACGAGCACCTCCTCCGAGGTGCCCGGGAGGGTGACGGTGAGAAGCCGGGCCTCCCAGAACTCGCAGGCGCCCTTGAGCAGCGGGTAGATCTTCTCCAGATGGGAGCGGCGCCCGGTGAACTCGTAG
Above is a window of Streptomyces sp. NBC_00490 DNA encoding:
- a CDS encoding helix-turn-helix transcriptional regulator → MPPTSFSSPLIGRADELARLDGVLARARGGEARAVLIAGDAGVGKTRLLGEAAERAARAGMTVLTGHCVDLGDVGLPYLPFTEVLGILASDERFAAVLSGHPVAGRLLGGEGDGGRLQLFEGMAGLLADLADVAPLLLVLEDLHWADQSSRDLLRFLLSRGILQRSAGGAPTHRLAILASYRADDLHRRHPLRPLLAELVRLPAVERLELRPLGDAEVTRLVQALQDRPLPDATVRGIVARAEGNAFYAEELVAATDTEAGGVPSGLADVLLIRFEQLSETAQQVLRTAAVAGRRVEHALLRDAVRLPEDELEAALREAVGRQLLVPGDGDTYSFRHALAREAVYADLLPGERARLHGAFARLLAGHGHRAESAAERAHHYRESHDLAEALAASLEAADHAQRVGAPAEELRHLEAALDLWSAVEPAARPSDERVTLTLRASAAAAHAGELHRAVSLTRAALAGADQDADSELAARVRYTLAGNLIDVDNLTAAFRYSSEALALIPADPPSRTWVWAAATHVMAARHVGENETALRVAREALRVAEHLDAKDARADLIISLAALESGGRGTPEGRGRISEARELAHAAGNAPVEMRALFNLAIGSYETGDLDEALPLLAEGLDRARRAGLLSSAYPRAMRHLQLVVLYTLGRWDECLRAVSGRAELPVLSGYAAGPALYVALARGDFTAADRARALLQGPFDWMATLVAGIALTEAAALRGDAQAAVEQLWSTVKSLTDDAGTRPDVTVRLAARALSAVADTAAGLRLTGDEAGTGRWKATADELVELARHTAARGEDGTPQGPEGQAWLARAEAERVRAVTGPDVAAWERTVAAFDFGDTYEHARCRLRYAEALLVAERREEAAVEAGAARETAVRLGATLLLEEADTLIRRGRLSAAPKNAGGPSPLTAREQDVLRLLALGRSNRQIGEELFISGKTASVHVSNILAKLGAASRTEAVAVAYREGLIAPE
- a CDS encoding SGNH/GDSL hydrolase family protein, which produces MTGRPARAGRLLVVTLMAAVLQAAPARAAAQSPPDGVVTWGASADRIGEAAADRGYRMVVHTSVAGRDPRIRLSNAFGDRPVTFDSVYAGIRKEGPELVRRTNRRLTFDGSTSVTVPPGATAYSDPLPGKLAAGTDLVVSVHTPDAAGPLTGHSMAMQTSYTTRGDHTAEEGGAHWTETAGSWFYLDAVSVRADAGAVVALGDSITDGWQSTTDVNRRWPDYLARRLQKSRNAVKGVADEGISGNKVLADGAGQSALNRLDRDVLSQPGVRTVFLFEGVNDIKAHTGVTAEDLIDGYREIVDRAHAAGTCVVGATVAPFKGWPEWDPAAEAVRQEVNAFIRNSGEFDAVTDFDRILRSPYDQERMLPALDGGDHIHPNDKGMQAMADAVDLRSLDCPDR